A window of the Streptomyces albireticuli genome harbors these coding sequences:
- a CDS encoding ATP-binding cassette domain-containing protein, with protein sequence MTTYAVLSEGLEKRFAGVHALRGLDLAVPEGTVCGLLGPNGAGKTTAVRLLTTLLTPDAGTARVAGHDVAREPAEVRRAIGVTGQATSVDTDLTGRENLRLFARLHRLRGDTARARAEVLLDRFGLGAAADRPARTYSGGMRRRLDLAASLLTRPRVLFLDEPTTGLDPASRNAIWEVVRELTLSGTTVLLTTQYLEEADQLADDVVLIDHGRGTARGTPDALKAEIGAYAEVVVAEDAALPGAAVVLDRLTGNRPALDTGRRTAGAATADASLTLPRLVRELDAAGVPIVDAALRRPTLDEVFLRLTAGTKTGTGTDTDTEGIAA encoded by the coding sequence ATGACTACGTACGCTGTACTTAGTGAAGGTCTGGAGAAGCGTTTCGCCGGTGTCCACGCGCTGCGTGGCCTCGATCTGGCCGTGCCGGAGGGCACCGTGTGCGGCCTGCTCGGGCCCAACGGCGCGGGCAAGACGACGGCCGTCCGCCTCCTGACGACGCTCCTCACTCCCGACGCGGGCACCGCGCGGGTCGCCGGGCACGACGTCGCGCGGGAGCCGGCCGAGGTCCGCCGCGCGATCGGCGTCACCGGCCAGGCCACCTCGGTGGACACCGATCTGACGGGCCGCGAGAACCTGCGGCTGTTCGCCCGGCTGCACCGGCTGCGGGGCGACACCGCGCGCGCCCGCGCCGAGGTGCTGCTGGACCGGTTCGGCCTCGGCGCGGCCGCGGACCGCCCGGCCCGCACCTACTCCGGCGGCATGCGCCGCCGCCTCGACCTCGCCGCGAGCCTGCTCACCCGGCCCCGGGTGCTCTTCCTCGACGAGCCGACCACGGGCCTCGACCCCGCCAGCCGGAACGCGATCTGGGAGGTGGTCCGCGAGCTGACGCTCTCCGGCACCACCGTGCTGCTGACCACGCAGTACCTGGAGGAGGCGGACCAACTCGCCGACGACGTCGTGCTGATCGACCACGGCCGGGGCACCGCGCGCGGTACCCCCGACGCGCTGAAGGCGGAGATCGGCGCCTACGCGGAGGTGGTCGTCGCCGAGGACGCCGCGCTGCCGGGGGCCGCGGTGGTCCTGGACCGGCTCACCGGCAACCGCCCGGCCCTGGACACCGGCCGCCGCACCGCGGGCGCGGCGACCGCGGACGCCTCGCTCACCCTGCCGCGCCTGGTGCGCGAGCTCGACGCGGCGGGCGTGCCCATCGTGGACGCCGCGCTGCGCCGGCCCACCCTGGACGAGGTCTTCCTGCGCCTCACCGCCGGCACGAAGACCGGCACCGGTACCGACACCGACACCGAGGGGATCGCCGCATGA